Proteins from one Camelina sativa cultivar DH55 chromosome 8, Cs, whole genome shotgun sequence genomic window:
- the LOC104706220 gene encoding adenylate isopentenyltransferase 5, chloroplastic-like: MNPCMTALRQVIHQPLLNFQGNMVDGPFFRRKDKVVFVMGATGTGKSRLAIDLATRFPAEIVNSDKIQVYKGLDIVTNKVTPEESLGVPHHLLGTVHDTYEDFTAEDFQREAIRAVESIVQRDRVPIIAGGSNSYIEALVNNCVDFRLRYNCCFLWVDVSRPVLHSFVSERVDKMVEMGLVDEVRRIFDPSSSDYSAGIRRAIGVPELDEFLRSEMRNYPAETTERLLETAIKNIKENTCLLACRQLQKIQRLYKQWKWNMHRVDATEVFLRRGEEADEAWENAVARPSALAVDRFLNYNDDLHLDGTDILLPEISAVPPLPAAVAAISR, encoded by the coding sequence ATGAATCCATGCATGACGGCTCTAAGACAAGTGATTCATCAACCATTGTTAAACTTCCAAGGAAACATGGTCGACGGTCCGTTTTTCCGGCGAAAAGACAAGGTCGTTTTCGTCATGGGAGCCACCGGAACTGGAAAATCCCGTCTCGCCATCGACTTGGCCACTCGTTTTCCGGCGGAGATCGTGAACTCCGACAAGATCCAAGTCTACAAAGGTCTCGACATAGTCACCAACAAAGTCACTCCAGAGGAAAGCCTCGGTGTACCTCACCACCTTCTCGGCACCGTCCACGACACTTACGAAGATTTCACGGCGGAGGATTTCCAAAGGGAAGCGATCAGGGCCGTTGAGTCAATTGTCCAGAGAGACCGTGTCCCCATCATAGCCGGTGGTTCAAATTCTTACATCGAGGCTTTGGTCAACAATTGCGTTGACTTCCGGTTAAGGTACAATTGTTGTTTCTTGTGGGTTGACGTCTCTAGACCGGTTTTACACTCGTTTGTCTCGGAGCGAGTTGATAAGATGGTTGAGATGGGACTAGTCGACGAGGTTCGCCGCATCTTTGATCCATCTTCGTCGGATTACTCTGCCGGGATCCGCCGTGCCATCGGAGTTCCGGAGCTAGACGAATTTCTCCGGTCGGAGATGCGGAACTATCCGGCGGAGACGACGGAGAGACTTCTTGAAACAGCGATCAAGAATATTAAAGAGAACACTTGTTTGCTTGCGTGCCGTCAGTTACAGAAGATTCAGAGGCTTTACAAGCAGTGGAAATGGAACATGCACCGCGTCGACGCAACGGAGGTGTTTCTCCGGCGAGGAGAAGAAGCCGACGAGGCTTGGGAGAACGCTGTGGCTCGCCCGAGCGCACTCGCCGTCGACAGGTTCTTAAATTACAACGACGACCTCCATTTGGACGGCACCGATATTCTCCTACCGGAGATCTCCGCTGTCCCGCCGCTCCCAGCCGCCGTAGCAGCGATTTCACGGTGA